A section of the Lynx canadensis isolate LIC74 chromosome A1, mLynCan4.pri.v2, whole genome shotgun sequence genome encodes:
- the LOC115520357 gene encoding LOW QUALITY PROTEIN: H/ACA ribonucleoprotein complex subunit 1-like (The sequence of the model RefSeq protein was modified relative to this genomic sequence to represent the inferred CDS: inserted 1 base in 1 codon), with the protein MRLVEQTGLFQAEVVEALMEVAASFIAAATTFPDGGSNFKSDGGRGGFGQGSGHGRLNKGQDQRSPEHVVLLGAYLYPCGDDIVFKCTADKNKVLYFSAPVYLESKEQISKVADICGQFRDFFSVKLSENMKALSFKNLQXFHMNPNKLLPLQRFLPPSPGEKGPPRGGGRRKRWRRPSGRRGGFRRARGGGDGGFRGGRGVVVLTERTFRVTVQEKLPA; encoded by the exons ATGAGGCTGGTAGAGCAAACAGGTCTTTTCCAGGCGGAAGTTGTAGAAGCTTTAATGGAGGTGGCGGCTTCATTCATAGCAGCCGCTACAACCTTCCCGGATGGAGGCAGTAATTTCAAAAGCGATGGTGGCAGAGGAGGATTTGGACAAGGAAGTGGCCACGGACGGTTGAACAAAGGCCAAGACCAACGATCTCCAGAACATGTAGTTTTATTAGGAGCGTACCTGTATCCCTGTGGAGATGACatagtttttaaatgtactgCAGACAAAAATAAGGTGCTTTACTTCAGCGCTccagtttatttagagagcaaagAACAGATTAGTAAAGTGGCTGACATATGTGGAcaatttagagattttttttccgtTAAATTGTCAGAAAATATGAAGGcactttcctttaaaaacctGC AATTTCACATGAACCCAAATAAACTGCTCCCACTGCAGAGGTTTTTACCTCCATCTCCAGGTGAGAAGGGACCTCCAAGAGGTGGtggcaggaggaagaggtggaggaggccCAGTGGGCGGAGGGGCGGTTTCAGACGCGCAAGAGGAGGTGGAGATGGAGGcttcagaggaggaaggggggtcGTGGTTCTGACGGAAAGGACATTCAGAGTAACAGTTCAGGAGAAACTTCCTGCATGA